The Pseudomonas berkeleyensis genome includes a region encoding these proteins:
- a CDS encoding PLD nuclease N-terminal domain-containing protein, whose translation MPDFIIYFGMALAAIIILVELWAIISVFRSDKPVGTKTLWALFIWIVPIIGLIFWGIAGPRGHGDGPSSPEHSK comes from the coding sequence ATGCCGGACTTCATCATCTACTTCGGGATGGCACTCGCGGCCATCATCATTCTGGTCGAGCTGTGGGCAATCATCAGCGTTTTTCGCAGTGATAAGCCAGTCGGCACCAAAACACTCTGGGCGCTATTCATATGGATAGTCCCGATTATCGGCTTGATCTTCTGGGGTATTGCCGGGCCGCGAGGTCATGGCGATGGCCCAAGTTCACCTGAGCACAGCAAGTGA
- a CDS encoding four-helix bundle copper-binding protein, giving the protein MRDQYSYLDRITAYSSCANSCEYCSATCLADKNAEHSRCIELCRDCAELCRLTATLMLRHSDYAVVASQLCRVACLACAEECALYADLHCQECARTCQVCAAEPLVKRA; this is encoded by the coding sequence ATGAGAGATCAGTATAGTTATCTTGATCGTATTACTGCTTACAGCAGTTGCGCGAACAGCTGTGAATATTGTTCAGCGACTTGTTTAGCCGATAAAAATGCCGAGCACAGTCGATGCATCGAGTTGTGCCGTGACTGTGCAGAACTTTGTCGCTTGACTGCGACGCTGATGCTGCGTCATAGCGACTATGCGGTGGTGGCAAGCCAGCTATGCCGAGTTGCTTGTTTGGCCTGTGCGGAGGAATGCGCGTTGTACGCCGACCTACACTGCCAAGAGTGCGCGCGTACCTGCCAGGTCTGTGCAGCTGAACCTCTTGTGAAGAGGGCATGA
- the katE gene encoding catalase HPII → MNDQSKATGSSQMAGSDTLDRANGNPKLDQLDDFREDATGEALTTNTGTRIADNQNSLRAGERGPTLMEDFIMREKITHFDHERIPERVVHARGAAAHGYFEVTDPATDLTCASFLSEAGKRTPVFVRFSTVQGPRGSADTVRDVRGFAVKFYTDEGNFDLVGNNMPVFFIQDAIKFPDFVHAVKPEPHNEIPTGASAHDTFWDFVSLTPESAHMVLWTMSDRAIPIAYRAMQGFGVHSFRLVNAEGQSKLVKFHWRPKAGVCSLVWDEAQKLAGKDPDFHRRGLWEDIERGLYPEWELGLQVMDEEDAQRYGFDLLDPTKLVPEELVPVRVVGRMVLNRNPDNFFAETEQSAFHIGHIVPGIDFSNDPLLQGRLFSYTDTQLLRLGGPNFNEIPINRPLCPFHNNQRDAPHRQQINKGRAAYEPNSIDGNWPRETPPAASKGGFSSYPEPLSGNKVRVRSASFSDHFSQATLFWRSMSEAEQQHIVDAYSFELSKVERSFIRERQVKEILANIDPLLALRVAENLGIDLDSTASATSDDSAEVSPALSQINLLPGDISGRRVAIMLTPGCKADEVGSLIKALESAGAVAKLLAPSVAALKSSDGQPMQPDGSFATEPSITVDAVFVPGGEYVLKTLQGDGVAKHFLMEAYKHLKPIALSGEAAHLASALGLEEDDGLVTGDSFDPLFTRFENALKQHRIWEREARAKAIPA, encoded by the coding sequence ATGAATGACCAATCGAAAGCCACTGGCAGCAGCCAGATGGCGGGCAGTGACACTCTCGACAGAGCCAACGGCAACCCCAAGCTCGATCAGCTCGATGACTTTCGTGAAGATGCGACCGGCGAAGCACTGACAACCAATACCGGCACTCGCATCGCTGACAACCAGAACAGCCTGCGCGCGGGTGAGCGCGGCCCGACGCTGATGGAAGATTTCATCATGCGCGAGAAGATCACCCACTTCGATCACGAGCGCATCCCCGAGCGTGTGGTGCATGCACGCGGTGCGGCGGCGCACGGCTACTTCGAAGTCACCGATCCCGCCACCGACCTGACCTGCGCGTCCTTTCTCAGCGAAGCGGGCAAGCGCACCCCAGTGTTCGTGCGTTTCTCCACCGTGCAGGGGCCACGGGGGTCGGCGGACACGGTACGCGACGTGCGTGGCTTCGCCGTGAAGTTCTACACCGATGAAGGCAACTTCGACCTGGTCGGCAACAACATGCCGGTGTTCTTCATCCAGGATGCGATCAAGTTTCCCGACTTCGTCCATGCGGTGAAGCCCGAGCCGCACAACGAGATTCCCACCGGGGCGTCGGCGCACGACACCTTCTGGGACTTCGTCTCGCTTACCCCCGAGTCGGCACATATGGTGCTCTGGACCATGTCGGATCGGGCGATTCCGATTGCCTACCGCGCCATGCAGGGCTTTGGCGTGCACAGCTTTCGCCTGGTCAATGCCGAGGGCCAGAGCAAGCTGGTGAAATTTCATTGGCGCCCCAAGGCTGGCGTCTGCTCGCTGGTCTGGGATGAGGCGCAAAAGCTCGCCGGCAAGGATCCGGATTTCCATCGCCGCGGCCTCTGGGAGGACATAGAAAGAGGTCTCTATCCGGAGTGGGAATTGGGTCTGCAGGTGATGGACGAGGAGGACGCACAGCGCTACGGCTTCGACCTGCTCGACCCAACCAAGCTGGTGCCCGAAGAACTGGTGCCGGTGCGTGTGGTCGGGCGCATGGTACTCAACCGCAACCCGGACAACTTCTTCGCGGAGACCGAGCAGTCGGCGTTTCATATCGGCCATATCGTGCCGGGCATCGATTTCAGCAACGACCCCTTGCTGCAAGGCCGGCTGTTTTCCTATACCGATACCCAACTGCTGCGTCTGGGCGGGCCAAACTTCAATGAAATTCCCATCAATCGCCCGCTGTGTCCGTTCCACAACAACCAGCGTGATGCGCCGCACCGCCAGCAGATCAACAAGGGCAGGGCGGCTTACGAGCCCAACTCCATCGACGGTAACTGGCCACGGGAAACGCCACCTGCTGCCAGCAAAGGCGGCTTCAGCTCGTATCCGGAACCCTTGAGCGGCAACAAGGTTCGGGTTCGCTCTGCCAGCTTTTCCGACCACTTCTCGCAGGCCACGCTGTTCTGGCGCAGCATGAGCGAGGCCGAGCAGCAACATATCGTCGACGCCTACAGCTTCGAACTGTCGAAGGTCGAACGCAGCTTCATTCGCGAGCGCCAGGTCAAGGAGATACTGGCCAATATCGACCCGTTGCTGGCCCTGCGTGTAGCGGAAAACCTCGGCATCGACCTGGACAGCACGGCCTCGGCGACCTCCGACGACAGCGCTGAAGTGTCACCTGCGCTGAGCCAGATCAACCTGCTGCCTGGGGATATTAGCGGTCGTCGTGTGGCAATCATGCTCACGCCTGGCTGCAAGGCAGATGAAGTCGGCAGCCTGATCAAGGCGCTGGAGAGTGCCGGCGCTGTGGCCAAGCTGTTGGCGCCATCGGTTGCTGCACTGAAGAGCTCCGATGGTCAGCCCATGCAGCCGGACGGCTCGTTTGCCACGGAGCCCTCGATTACCGTGGATGCGGTATTCGTACCGGGCGGGGAGTACGTGCTCAAGACGCTGCAAGGCGATGGCGTGGCCAAGCACTTCCTGATGGAAGCCTACAAGCACCTCAAACCCATCGCCCTGAGTGGAGAGGCGGCTCACCTCGCATCGGCCCTGGGCCTGGAAGAGGATGACGGCCTGGTGACAGGCGACAGCTTCGACCCGCTATTCACCCGTTTCGAAAACGCCCTGAAACAGCACCGCATCTGGGAACGAGAGGCCCGCGCCAAGGCCATTCCAGCCTGA
- a CDS encoding DUF4142 domain-containing protein, protein MYLLKPLALLAAAALAICAVSTLHAANEVESISTEDFVEEASAKGIAEIETAKLALEKARSEDVKGFAQMMIDDHRRANQQLGELAKSKDLEVSDDAELINQAKAMVLQLRSEESFDKAYMNNQVVAHQQTIELFRRGVKVDDEEIAAFARETLPKLEQHLQHAERINGALPEN, encoded by the coding sequence ATGTATCTACTTAAACCCCTTGCCTTGCTCGCTGCCGCAGCGCTGGCCATCTGTGCCGTCAGCACCCTGCACGCTGCCAACGAGGTAGAGTCAATCAGCACCGAAGACTTTGTCGAAGAGGCCTCGGCCAAGGGCATCGCCGAGATCGAGACGGCCAAGCTGGCGCTGGAGAAAGCGCGCAGCGAGGACGTCAAAGGCTTTGCGCAGATGATGATCGACGACCACCGCCGAGCGAACCAGCAATTGGGCGAGTTGGCCAAGAGCAAGGATCTAGAGGTGTCCGATGACGCCGAGCTGATCAATCAGGCCAAGGCCATGGTGCTCCAGTTACGTAGCGAAGAGAGCTTCGACAAGGCCTACATGAACAATCAGGTAGTTGCCCACCAGCAGACCATCGAGTTGTTCCGTCGTGGTGTAAAGGTCGATGACGAAGAAATCGCCGCCTTCGCTCGGGAGACGCTGCCCAAGCTGGAACAGCATCTCCAGCATGCCGAGCGGATCAACGGCGCACTCCCGGAAAATTGA
- a CDS encoding CinA family protein: protein MQSIEQVVNFLSKYGLRLCTAESCTAGLIASLIADVPGSGAVLDCGFVTYSPEAKQRCLGVDPLTIERFGLTSEEVAQEMALGALKHSNADIALANTGLAEAEDEMDGVQCIACAIRLDQHQGIVSETVKFNGVRNQVRHDAARYALLQLPYYYERLRSA from the coding sequence ATGCAGAGCATCGAGCAGGTAGTGAATTTTCTGAGCAAATACGGATTGCGGCTGTGCACCGCAGAATCCTGCACCGCTGGGCTGATCGCCTCGCTGATCGCGGATGTTCCAGGCAGTGGGGCAGTGCTCGACTGTGGTTTCGTCACCTACTCACCCGAGGCCAAGCAACGCTGTCTGGGCGTTGATCCGCTGACCATCGAACGCTTCGGCCTGACCAGCGAGGAGGTGGCGCAGGAAATGGCCCTGGGCGCACTCAAGCACAGCAACGCCGATATCGCGCTGGCCAATACTGGCCTGGCGGAGGCCGAGGACGAGATGGACGGTGTGCAATGCATCGCCTGCGCGATCCGCCTCGACCAACACCAGGGCATCGTCAGCGAGACGGTGAAATTCAATGGTGTGCGTAATCAAGTGCGTCACGACGCAGCCCGTTACGCCCTGCTGCAACTGCCTTACTACTACGAGCGCCTGCGCTCGGCATGA
- the glgA gene encoding glycogen synthase GlgA — MASAAASALIHSYPPLASAPQQPLQMPTQYQERKRVLFVTSEFTDLVKCGGLGDVSAALPRALADKHDIRVLIPGYRQVVEGRPIRVVGQIPGLAALPPCQIGRMDLADGLIVYVLLNPVLYERDGSPYVDPQGNDWADNHIRFARLGLAAAEMAMGEAGIQWRPDLVHANDWTTAMAPAYMAWRGASAPALLTIHNLAYQGLCDMQCSSELAIPEQACSIDGMEFHGRLSFLKAGIAYAQHVTTVSRSYAREITTAEFGCGLDGMLRAKVQAKQLSGIANGIDESWHPQSDPHLLQGFAAGEWDGKSANAAYMQQWLDLESDGPLFAVVSRLVQQKGIDLTLGVAEHIVERGGRIAVIGQGEPALEAAMAELGQRYRGRIGVHIGFNESDARRLYAGSDFLLMPSRFEPCGLSQIYAQRYASLPIARRTGGLADTIEDGVSGFLFDEAQTHSYRAAIDRALQVYQHPALFEAMRCHAMQAPLYWRQSVRPYDRLYQRLLAHVEARREIR, encoded by the coding sequence ATGGCAAGCGCAGCAGCCTCCGCACTGATTCATTCCTATCCTCCGCTCGCGTCAGCCCCTCAGCAGCCCTTGCAGATGCCAACCCAGTACCAAGAACGCAAGCGCGTGTTGTTCGTCACCTCCGAGTTCACCGACCTGGTCAAATGCGGCGGGCTTGGCGATGTATCCGCTGCGCTGCCCCGCGCCCTGGCGGATAAACACGATATCCGTGTGCTGATCCCCGGCTATCGCCAGGTGGTGGAAGGCCGGCCAATCCGTGTCGTCGGCCAGATTCCTGGGCTGGCTGCCCTGCCGCCTTGCCAGATCGGCCGCATGGATCTGGCCGATGGCCTGATCGTCTACGTGCTGCTCAACCCCGTGCTCTACGAGCGCGACGGCTCGCCTTACGTCGACCCGCAGGGCAACGACTGGGCGGACAACCACATCCGCTTCGCCCGCCTTGGACTGGCTGCTGCCGAGATGGCAATGGGCGAAGCCGGCATCCAGTGGCGCCCGGATCTGGTACATGCCAATGACTGGACGACCGCAATGGCGCCGGCCTACATGGCCTGGCGCGGGGCCAGCGCCCCTGCCCTGCTGACCATTCACAACCTGGCCTATCAAGGCCTTTGCGACATGCAGTGCAGCAGTGAGCTGGCGATCCCAGAACAGGCCTGCTCGATCGACGGCATGGAGTTCCACGGCCGGCTGTCGTTTCTCAAAGCCGGTATCGCCTATGCCCAGCACGTCACCACCGTCAGCCGCAGCTATGCCCGGGAAATCACCACGGCAGAGTTCGGCTGCGGGCTGGACGGCATGTTGCGAGCCAAGGTTCAGGCGAAGCAACTCAGCGGTATCGCCAACGGTATCGACGAGAGCTGGCATCCGCAAAGCGACCCTCATCTGTTGCAAGGTTTCGCGGCCGGTGAGTGGGACGGTAAAAGTGCCAATGCTGCCTATATGCAGCAATGGCTGGATCTGGAGTCGGATGGTCCGCTGTTCGCGGTGGTATCGCGCCTGGTGCAGCAGAAAGGTATCGACCTGACCCTGGGCGTCGCCGAGCACATCGTCGAGCGAGGTGGCCGTATCGCGGTGATCGGCCAGGGCGAACCGGCGCTGGAGGCGGCGATGGCCGAGCTGGGTCAACGCTATCGTGGCCGCATCGGGGTGCATATCGGCTTCAACGAGAGCGATGCACGACGCCTCTATGCCGGCAGTGATTTTCTGCTCATGCCCTCGCGCTTCGAACCCTGCGGCCTGAGCCAGATATACGCCCAGCGCTACGCCTCGCTGCCCATCGCCCGGCGCACCGGCGGCCTGGCCGACACCATCGAGGACGGCGTCAGTGGCTTTCTCTTCGATGAGGCGCAGACACATAGCTATCGCGCGGCCATCGATCGTGCCCTGCAGGTGTACCAGCACCCTGCATTGTTCGAGGCCATGCGCTGCCATGCCATGCAGGCGCCGCTGTACTGGCGACAGTCCGTGCGCCCGTACGACCGGCTGTATCAGCGCCTGCTGGCTCATGTCGAGGCCCGCAGGGAAATCCGCTGA
- the treZ gene encoding malto-oligosyltrehalose trehalohydrolase, which yields MYSHGARPMADGRVRFALWAPSAQRVELELLDGDRYPMDQQTDGWFVSLLECPSDSSYRYVVDGQRAVPDPASRRQVDDVHGFSQVIDHAAYAWQQHDWNGRPWHETVLYELHVGLFGGYQQVIEHLPHLADLGVTALQLMPLNAFAGTRNWGYDGVLPFAPANAYGSPDELKQLIDSAHGYGLMVFVDVVYNHFGPDGNYLGLYARQFFCEERVTPWGAAIDFGRPQVRDFFCENALMWLLDYRVDGLRLDAVHAIDDDEFLRELAARVRSAVPQRRQVHLVLENEHNAAHLLRDGFDAQWNDDGHNTLHALLTFENESYYADYAQAPTRKLATCLEQGFVYQGQDNRHGQPRGEPSADLPPHAFVLFLQNHDQVGNRAFGERLTLLADTDSLKAATVLLLLCPMVPLLFMGEEWGSKRPFLFFTDYHDELANAVREGRRNEFADFSQFAAAHSREAIADPNALATFQRSQPDLAPALEPQQREWLAFYRCLLQVRHSRLLPGLQQARSLGAQVLGDGAVLARWRLGHGPALSIAINLGSSDVSLPLPAVHGERLYTLRIDDADLRQERLPARSALVTLEPAQ from the coding sequence ATGTACAGCCATGGTGCCCGGCCGATGGCCGATGGTCGTGTGCGTTTCGCCCTCTGGGCGCCCAGCGCGCAGCGAGTGGAGCTGGAGTTGCTGGACGGCGACCGTTATCCGATGGATCAACAAACGGATGGCTGGTTCGTGAGCTTGCTCGAGTGCCCGAGCGATAGCAGCTATCGCTATGTGGTCGACGGCCAGCGAGCGGTGCCGGATCCGGCCTCGCGCCGCCAGGTGGACGATGTGCATGGCTTCAGCCAGGTCATCGATCATGCGGCTTATGCCTGGCAGCAGCATGACTGGAACGGTCGCCCCTGGCACGAAACGGTGCTGTACGAGCTGCATGTGGGCCTGTTCGGCGGTTATCAGCAGGTCATCGAGCACCTGCCGCACCTGGCCGACCTGGGCGTCACCGCCCTGCAACTGATGCCGCTGAACGCCTTCGCCGGTACGCGCAACTGGGGCTATGACGGTGTACTCCCCTTCGCGCCGGCCAACGCCTATGGCTCGCCCGACGAACTCAAGCAGTTGATCGACAGTGCCCACGGCTATGGACTGATGGTATTCGTCGACGTGGTCTACAACCACTTCGGCCCGGACGGCAATTACCTGGGGCTGTACGCGCGGCAGTTCTTCTGCGAGGAGCGCGTGACGCCCTGGGGCGCGGCCATCGACTTCGGCCGGCCGCAGGTGCGGGACTTCTTCTGCGAGAACGCACTGATGTGGCTGCTGGACTACCGTGTCGATGGCCTGCGCCTGGATGCCGTGCACGCCATCGACGATGACGAGTTCCTCAGGGAGTTGGCCGCACGCGTGCGCTCAGCAGTGCCGCAACGGCGCCAGGTGCATCTGGTGCTGGAAAACGAGCACAACGCCGCGCATCTGCTGCGTGATGGCTTTGACGCGCAGTGGAACGATGACGGCCACAACACCCTGCATGCACTGCTCACCTTCGAGAACGAAAGCTACTACGCCGATTACGCCCAGGCGCCGACACGCAAGCTGGCCACCTGCCTGGAGCAGGGTTTCGTCTACCAGGGCCAGGACAATCGCCATGGCCAGCCACGCGGCGAGCCCAGTGCCGATCTGCCGCCACACGCCTTTGTGCTGTTCCTGCAGAACCATGACCAGGTGGGCAACCGCGCTTTTGGCGAACGCCTGACGCTGCTGGCCGACACCGATTCACTGAAGGCGGCCACCGTACTGTTGCTGCTGTGCCCGATGGTACCGCTGTTGTTCATGGGCGAAGAATGGGGCAGCAAGCGACCCTTTCTGTTCTTCACCGATTACCACGACGAGCTGGCCAATGCCGTGCGTGAGGGCCGACGCAACGAGTTCGCCGATTTTTCGCAGTTCGCCGCGGCGCACAGCCGCGAGGCCATCGCCGACCCCAACGCCCTGGCCACCTTTCAGCGCTCACAGCCAGACCTGGCTCCGGCGCTGGAGCCGCAGCAGCGGGAATGGCTGGCCTTCTACCGCTGCCTGTTGCAGGTGCGTCACAGCCGCCTGCTGCCAGGCTTGCAGCAGGCGCGAAGCCTCGGTGCGCAGGTGCTCGGTGATGGCGCAGTTCTGGCGCGCTGGCGGCTGGGGCACGGCCCGGCGCTGAGCATCGCCATCAATCTGGGCAGCAGCGACGTATCCCTGCCCTTGCCTGCCGTTCACGGCGAGCGGCTGTACACCCTGCGCATCGATGATGCCGATCTGCGCCAGGAGCGATTGCCGGCACGCAGCGCCCTGGTCACCCTGGAGCCTGCACAATGA